In Macadamia integrifolia cultivar HAES 741 chromosome 1, SCU_Mint_v3, whole genome shotgun sequence, a single window of DNA contains:
- the LOC122075915 gene encoding biotin synthase, mitochondrial-like translates to MIGGIIGLGEAEEDRVGLLHTLATLPTHPESVPINALVAVEGTPLQDQKPVEIWEMIRMIATARIVMPKAMVRLSAGRVRFSMPEQALCFLAGANSIFTGEKLLTTANNDFDTDQLMFKVLGLIPKAPSFSD, encoded by the exons ATGATAGGAGGAATAATAGGACTTGGGGAAGCAGAGGAAGACCGAGTTGGCCTGTTGCATACATTGGCAACACTTCCTACGCATCCGGAGAGTGTTCCCATCAACGCTCTGGTTGCAGTTGAAGGAACACCACTTCAAGACCAAAAG cCAGTTGAAATATGGGAGATGATTAGGATGATTGCCACTGCTCGTATTGTTATGCCAAAGGCAATGGTAAGGCTATCAGCTGGGCGCGTCCGGTTTTCTATGCCTGAACAAGCATTGTGTTTCCTTGCTGGGGCTAATTCTATCTTTACTGGTGAGAAGCTGTTGACGACAGCCAACAATGACTTCGATACTGATCAACTAATGTTTAAGGTGCTTGGACTTATTCCCAAAGCTCCAAGTTTTTCTGATTAG